The Actinopolymorpha sp. NPDC004070 nucleotide sequence TTGCCGGCCCAGACCGTGGCCGGGTCGGACAGGGCGGACCGTACGGCGGCCTGGTCGAAGGTGGGCAGCAGAGGTGGTACGCCGGGCGGCAGCACCGCCTCGGCGAAGCCCGGCAGCAGATGCCGGGAGAACCAGACCTGGTACAACGCCGCCGCGGCGGACTCCGGCGCCTCCACACCGTCCCAGTCGCGCAGCATCCCCAGCGCCGTCGCCAGCCGCCGGTCGCCGTTCGGGCGCAGCCCGGCCACCAGTGCCAGCACCTGCCGGGTGCCGACCGAACGACGGTCGTTCTGCAGCCGCATCGAGTCCTCGAGCCGGTGCGGTTCGGGCCGGTCGAGCACCTCGGTGATCCGCTGCTGCCGGGCCGGGTCGGACCATTCGTACGACAGTTGCCGGTCGGCCGGGAAGTCCGGCGGCAGGTTGTACTCGTTTGCCGTGGCCACGTACCCGGCGGCCGGGTCGGCGAGACCGGGCAGCTCCTCCGGAGTGTGAAAGCCGGTCCACTCGTAGCGCCCGTCGCCGGGCACCGGCAACAGGCCGTCCCACCCGGTCCGCCGCGGCGCCAGACCGGCGGCCTGCCAGCCGACGTGACCGGAGGTGTCGGCGAAGACGTGGTTCTCCCCCGGCCCGCCCCAGGCGCGCAGCGCGGCACGGAACTCCTCGCCGTCACGTGCGCGCAGGTACTCCAGGCTGCCCAGGTAGGCAGCGGTACCCGGCTCGGACCAGGTGGACCGCACGGCGTACGCACGCAGGCGTCCCGCGTCCACGTGGATCACCGGGCCGTGCCGGGTGAAGGCAAGTTCGAGTTGACACTGCTCCGCGTCGCGCACGGGCACGGTCTCGCGTTCGGTCCGCATCGGCTCCCAGCCGTCGCCGTAGCGGTAACGCGTCGGGTCGTCCGGGTCCAGGTCGTAGACGTACAGGTCGACGGTGTCGATCGGGAAGATCGTGTAGCCGAACGCCACCTGGCCGTTGTGCCCGAGCGTCACCCCGGGCACCGCCGGTTCGCCCGCGCCGATCACGTCCAGGCCGGGCGCGGACAGGTGCGCGAAGTACCGCAGTGACGGCGTGGCGAAGGGCCTGTGCGGATCGCTGGCGAGGATGGGCCGCCCGGTCGCCGTGCGGGATCCGGCCACCACCCAGTTGTTGCTGCCACCGTCGAGGTCCCCGCTTGCCGCGGCTCTCCCGGCCGCGGCGGGGTTGTCGGCGGGGAGTTCGGTGCTGAGGGGTACACGCGGGTCACCGGTGAACACCACCGGTGTGGTGGCGAGCTCCCAGACCCGCAGCACGTCGTCGGGCAGGTCCAGGTCCAGCCCGTCGGCAAGGTGGGGTTGACGGTGCGGCCGCAGCGACTGGCGTACGAGGTCGGACTCCCAGCCGCCCGCGTGGGTGACCCGGGCCCGGGCCACCTCCTGCAGCAGGTTGTACGCCGTGCCGTGGCTGCGGATCCGTACGACGTCCTCAGGGCTCCAGCGCGCCGGCCGGTAGTCCAGCATCCCGAACTCCGGCGGCAGCGCCTCGGGGTGGTGTTCCAGCCAGTCCAGGTAGGCGTTCACACCCTCCACGAACCGGCTGACGGTCGACCGCGCATCCGTGCCGTACGACGCCCACTCGGCGTCCAGGTCACCGCGATAAAGGAACAGCCGGGCCGCCCGGTCGCGCTCGAGGTGGTCCGGCCCGAACACCTCGGCCAGCCGGCCCAGCCCCCGCCGGCGCCACAGGTCGATCTGGAACAGCCGGTCCCGGGCGGCGTTGAACCCCTGGGCGAAGAACACGTCGCCGGCGTTC carries:
- a CDS encoding penicillin acylase family protein → MSNLSETCEEQRIEAVPGLSAPVEIVVDTWGVPHIYAENAGDVFFAQGFNAARDRLFQIDLWRRRGLGRLAEVFGPDHLERDRAARLFLYRGDLDAEWASYGTDARSTVSRFVEGVNAYLDWLEHHPEALPPEFGMLDYRPARWSPEDVVRIRSHGTAYNLLQEVARARVTHAGGWESDLVRQSLRPHRQPHLADGLDLDLPDDVLRVWELATTPVVFTGDPRVPLSTELPADNPAAAGRAAASGDLDGGSNNWVVAGSRTATGRPILASDPHRPFATPSLRYFAHLSAPGLDVIGAGEPAVPGVTLGHNGQVAFGYTIFPIDTVDLYVYDLDPDDPTRYRYGDGWEPMRTERETVPVRDAEQCQLELAFTRHGPVIHVDAGRLRAYAVRSTWSEPGTAAYLGSLEYLRARDGEEFRAALRAWGGPGENHVFADTSGHVGWQAAGLAPRRTGWDGLLPVPGDGRYEWTGFHTPEELPGLADPAAGYVATANEYNLPPDFPADRQLSYEWSDPARQQRITEVLDRPEPHRLEDSMRLQNDRRSVGTRQVLALVAGLRPNGDRRLATALGMLRDWDGVEAPESAAAALYQVWFSRHLLPGFAEAVLPPGVPPLLPTFDQAAVRSALSDPATVWAGKGNGDEDGDTERRRDDLLLTTLRAAVADVEELLGPDPRGWSWGALHRNHQPHPLGFLDPALDVGPFPAGGSASTLNAAPYLPGDFVQTIGASARVVVDVGEWDNSVFVNTPGQSGDPRSPHYRDLAERWRNGEYVPLLYSRAAVERSATARIRLLPA